GGGCGACGGTCACGTCGCCGTCGATCAGCGCCTCGAGGTAGTCCTGCAAGGCGGTCCCGCGGTACTCCTCGAGGACGGCGTCCCAGCCGGGATCGGCGTTGTACTCGCCGAGGTTCGGCGTGAGTTCGTCCGCCAGGATGTGGACGGCAGTCGTCTTCCCGATCCCGTTCGGACCGAGGATGCCGGTCACGCGCCCGTCGCCTGGCGCGGGCAGGCCGTACAGCGAGAAGGCGTTCTCGCCGTAGCGGTGGATCGGTTCGTCGTCCAGTTCCTGGGGGAGGTTGATGATCTCGATGGCGTCGAACGGACACTTCTCGACGCAGATCCCGCAGGTCTCGCCCAGGCAGATCTCCTCGGAGATGCGGACCTGATCGGGCCCGCCCTCGAACGGTTCGTCCTCTTCGTATGCGTCGCCGCGCGTGACGATGCACTCCTTGCCCGTCCGGTTGGGCGGACAGAAGTTCATACACTCGTAGTTGCAGCGGTCGGGCTGGCAACGGTCGAGGTCGACGACGGCAATGCTGTCATCAGCCATTGGAAGTCACCCGGTCAGACGGCAGACGCGGTGAGAATCAGCGTCCAGGAGACGAACCACAGCGAGAACGTCATGAACGCGACGTACAGGTAGTCTTTCGTGCTGAACTCCTGGGTGTCGACGCCCAGGGCCTGGAGGATCGGGACCTGGACAGCTATCGCACCCAGCACGACGAACACGTTGACCCGTCCCGAGGGGTCCGCCCCGAGGCCGTACTCGGAGATCAGCGCCGCGACGATCCCCATCAGGGAGGCCAGCGTGGTCACTGTCACGCTGCGGACGTGACCGGTCAGCCCGTCGGCCGTCTCGGTAGCCATACCCCACTGTCGGCTACCCGAAGTGAAAAGCCGTTCGTTACGGGTCGGATCGATGGCCGACTAGACTCCGGAATCGATTGCCTCAATATTTATACGGGGCGGGGCCCTCCATTCAGCCAATGACAGAATCCGACGGGGAGGAGATCACGGATCTGCCACCGAGCGCGAAGCTCGTATTCAAGGTTCTCGAATACAACGGCCCGCTCACGCAGAAGGGTATCGTCGAGGAGTCGATGCTCTCAGCCCGGACGGTCCGGTACGCGCTCGAACGCCTCGAAGAGGTCGGGGTCGTCGAGGAAGACGTCTACTTCGCCGACGCGCGACAGAACCTCTACGAGCTGACGCTCGATGATTCCGACAAGTCCGAACAGGCGGTCTCCGACTGATTATCGCCGCTGTTCGTCGATCCGAAGACCTGGGTGCCAGCGATCCGCGCCCGCCTTCTCGGCTGTCCCGTCCATCGCCGCGAGAAGCGAGACCGCCTCGCTTGCGGTTTTCGCGGCCTTTCGCTCGCCCTCCGTCCGGAACTCGCCGGTGACTCGGTTGGCGTAGACCGTGCTGACCGCGCCCGCCCGGAGGCCGTACAGCGACGCCAGCGTCAGGATCGAGCTGGCCTCCATCTCGAAGTTGAGCACGTTCGCGTCCCTGAGTTCCGCGACCAGTTCATCGCTGTCCCGGGCCTGAAACCCCTCGAATCCGGGTCGTCCCTGCCCGGCGTAAAACGAGTCCGTCGAGCAGGTCACCCCGACGTGATAGTCGTAGCCCAGTCGCTCGGCGGCCGCGATCAGCGCCGAGACGACGGCGTGATCCGCGACAGCGGGGTAGTCCTCGCGGACGTATTCGTCGCTGGTCCCCTCCTGACGGACCGCGCCCGTCGTGATCACGAGGTCGCCGACCCCGGCTTCGGGCTGGATCGACCCACAGGACCCGACGCGTATCAGCGTCTCGCTGCCGACGCGCGCGAGTTCCTCGACCGCGATGGCCGCCGAGGGACTGCCGATCCCCGTCGAGGTAACCGAGACGGGCGTGCCGTCGTAGGTCCCCGTCGCCGTCCGGTACTCGCGGTGGTCGGCGACGACCTCGTGGTCGTCCCAGACGTCGGTTATCTTCGGGACGCGATCCGGGTCGCCGGGAAGCAACACGCTGTCAGCGACGTCGCCGGGTTCGACTTCGAGGTGGTACTGTTCGTCGTCGTTCGGGTCCTCCGCGGGATCGGGTGTCATCGGTCCAGATGAGCTGCCGTGATCGTGTTCGGGAGCAACTCGCCGAGTGTGTAGGTACTGTACCCGTCGTCGCCTTCATCGCAGTGGATTGCGAGGTCGTCACCGCAGAACTCCGCCAGCGTCTGTCGACACATCCCGCAGGGCGTGACGCCGTCGCGCTCGCTGGACGCCACCGCGATCGCGTCGAACGCCCGGTGACCGGCCTGGACGGCCTTGCTGATCGCCAGCTCCTCGGCGTGAACGCTGTTGGAGTAGTTGGCGTTCTCGATGTTACAGCCCGTGAAGACGGTCCCGTCCGCCGTCCTGATCGCCGCGCCGACGCGGTACTCCGAGTACGGGGCGTACGAATCGGACAGCGCGTCTCGCGCTCGCTCGATGAGGTCCTCCATGGCTGCCCCTCGGCGTCCACCGGCAAAGAGGCTGGGTATCGATACGAGACAGAGGGTCCGACGTCACCGGGAGTTTTTCGTCTCGCACTTCCGTAACCCGCCTGCAATGCGACGATTCGCCCTCCGAACGAGCCTGATTAACAGCATCACCCCACCGACGATGGCGACAGACGGTGCGAGGCCGATCGCCAATTCGTCCAGACGCTGAAGGGGTTGCCGGGGAGCACTGCGATCGACACAGAGGGCGAGGATCACTATACCCAGTGATATCTCCTATCGTGGATGGGGGGAATCGAGCAGCACTTCCGGCAGCTACTCCGCTCTCGTTGCCCTATCGGCACAAGAGACAAGCCATCATAGCGTGGATCGGGACGTATGAGTGACTCCAGCGGGCGACCGTGTCCACAATGTGACCGACCGATGTATCATCGCCACTGCAAGTACGTCTGTCCGGTCCACGGCGTCGTCTTCGACTGCGCGGACACGTTTTATTGATCGATCGCCGGCCCGTCGAGCACGCCGCGCCGCCGGAGGTGGCGGTATGCGGGCCCGCTCAACAGCACGACGCCGAGCAGCGTCGCCGCCAGCAGCAGCGACAGGGTCGATCCGGCCGCCTCGAGCGCGAACGTCCGCATCGACGCACCGGCAAGCACGGTCGCGACGACCCACGGCGTCTCGCCGAGTGCCGTCCCGAGCGCGTAGCGTCCGACGGGGACCTCGGCCAGTCCGGCCGCATACGAGACGGCGTCCGCGGGCATGGGAACCAGGCGCGCGGCGATCAGTCCGCGGAGGTCGCCGGTCACCTCGACTGCGGAGCGACCGAGTGCGTGCAGGCGCGCGAGCGGCCCGCGCTGGCGGGGTGCATATCGCGCGAGCAAGTACGGCGGCAGGCACGTATAGACGGCACCGGCCAGCCCGATCGGGATCCCCACCGCGGGCCCGTAGACGAACCCGACCAGCAGCGACAGCGCCGAGATGGGCCACAGCACCAGCGACCGAACCCCGTAGAGTCCGACAAGCGCGAGCGCGAACAGGACAGGCCGATCGGCTGTCCCGGCGAGCGACGCCAGCGCCCGCTCGGGCGAGACCACGAGGACGCCGAGCGCGCCCGTCGCTGCCAGCGCGAGCCCGCCCGCCAGTTGGATCCGCACCTGCCGGTCCATCACTCGACCGTGTTTCTGCCAGCGAAATACGCCTTGTGGTCGTGTCTTTCTTGCTCGCGGCGGTCGTTGTCCCGACGTGGACTCCGATCCCGTCGAACTCGGCGTGACACTGCTCGCCCACCTCGAAGACGAGTCGCTGTCGGTCGCGGAGGCGATCGACCGCCTCGAAACCATCACGACCGACCCCCACCTCACAAGGGAGATCCTCGACACGGCCGAGTTGCGCGGGATCATCGAGCGCGAGGAGGGGCTGATCCGCACGCGATCGGACTCGTTCGTCCGCTTCGAGAGACAGGTCGTCTCACGGGAGGGCGACTTCG
This window of the Halapricum desulfuricans genome carries:
- a CDS encoding winged helix-turn-helix transcriptional regulator, with the protein product MTESDGEEITDLPPSAKLVFKVLEYNGPLTQKGIVEESMLSARTVRYALERLEEVGVVEEDVYFADARQNLYELTLDDSDKSEQAVSD
- a CDS encoding DUF5830 family protein, with translation MDSDPVELGVTLLAHLEDESLSVAEAIDRLETITTDPHLTREILDTAELRGIIEREEGLIRTRSDSFVRFERQVVSREGDFECRRCGSPLSTGYFIQFETGELGPFGSSCIRKVTGRE
- a CDS encoding TVP38/TMEM64 family protein produces the protein MDRQVRIQLAGGLALAATGALGVLVVSPERALASLAGTADRPVLFALALVGLYGVRSLVLWPISALSLLVGFVYGPAVGIPIGLAGAVYTCLPPYLLARYAPRQRGPLARLHALGRSAVEVTGDLRGLIAARLVPMPADAVSYAAGLAEVPVGRYALGTALGETPWVVATVLAGASMRTFALEAAGSTLSLLLAATLLGVVLLSGPAYRHLRRRGVLDGPAIDQ
- a CDS encoding nucleoside phosphorylase; this encodes MTPDPAEDPNDDEQYHLEVEPGDVADSVLLPGDPDRVPKITDVWDDHEVVADHREYRTATGTYDGTPVSVTSTGIGSPSAAIAVEELARVGSETLIRVGSCGSIQPEAGVGDLVITTGAVRQEGTSDEYVREDYPAVADHAVVSALIAAAERLGYDYHVGVTCSTDSFYAGQGRPGFEGFQARDSDELVAELRDANVLNFEMEASSILTLASLYGLRAGAVSTVYANRVTGEFRTEGERKAAKTASEAVSLLAAMDGTAEKAGADRWHPGLRIDEQRR
- a CDS encoding EMC6-like membrane protein, with protein sequence MATETADGLTGHVRSVTVTTLASLMGIVAALISEYGLGADPSGRVNVFVVLGAIAVQVPILQALGVDTQEFSTKDYLYVAFMTFSLWFVSWTLILTASAV
- a CDS encoding HVO_2523 family zinc finger protein codes for the protein MSDSSGRPCPQCDRPMYHRHCKYVCPVHGVVFDCADTFY
- the cdd gene encoding cytidine deaminase; amino-acid sequence: MEDLIERARDALSDSYAPYSEYRVGAAIRTADGTVFTGCNIENANYSNSVHAEELAISKAVQAGHRAFDAIAVASSERDGVTPCGMCRQTLAEFCGDDLAIHCDEGDDGYSTYTLGELLPNTITAAHLDR